A region from the Methanofollis sp. genome encodes:
- the purB gene encoding adenylosuccinate lyase → MAIHPIDYRYGTPEMKAVWGEENRFRCIVAAEVALAQAEAACGVIPADAAATIKECAGEASLARANEIEAEINHDMMAVVKAVTEVCGDAGRWIHFGATSNDILDTATGLQMKAAMDLVEEKLQNLLAVLLRRAEETKNLVCVARTHGQHGVPTTYGLRFAIWASEVGRHIERLREMRPRVAVGQLTGAVGTQAALGMKGLEVQPAMMAYLGLSAVDVSNQVISRDRYAEYVLFLANMATTLDKIGVEIRSLQRTEIAEVEEAFGKNQVGSSTMPHKRNPIKSEQVCGLARIVRSMVEPALQNNTLWDERDLTNSSCERVVFPEASVLADHILNVMTRVLDRLTIREENIRKNLDLLHGVNLAESVMIELTRRGMGRQDAHEAVRVASMTALAEKRSIAGVLEENPKVAVVLSSEEIAVLLNPDNYIGTAVEQVDRVVEKLRPLSA, encoded by the coding sequence ATGGCGATCCACCCGATAGACTACCGGTACGGCACTCCGGAGATGAAGGCCGTCTGGGGCGAAGAGAACCGGTTCAGGTGCATAGTGGCGGCAGAGGTCGCCCTCGCACAGGCCGAGGCGGCGTGCGGCGTGATCCCGGCCGATGCCGCGGCGACGATCAAGGAGTGCGCGGGAGAGGCCAGCCTCGCACGGGCGAACGAGATCGAGGCCGAGATCAACCACGACATGATGGCCGTCGTCAAGGCCGTCACCGAGGTCTGCGGCGACGCCGGGCGCTGGATCCACTTCGGCGCCACCTCGAACGACATCCTGGACACGGCCACCGGCCTCCAGATGAAGGCGGCGATGGACCTGGTCGAGGAGAAACTCCAGAATCTCCTCGCCGTCCTCCTCCGCCGCGCCGAAGAGACGAAAAACCTCGTCTGCGTGGCACGCACCCACGGCCAGCACGGGGTGCCGACGACCTACGGCCTGCGTTTCGCGATCTGGGCGAGCGAGGTCGGCAGGCACATCGAGCGCCTCCGCGAGATGCGGCCAAGAGTCGCGGTCGGCCAGCTCACCGGCGCCGTCGGGACGCAGGCAGCCCTGGGCATGAAGGGGCTTGAGGTCCAGCCCGCGATGATGGCGTACCTCGGACTCTCTGCCGTCGACGTCTCCAACCAGGTGATCTCCCGCGACCGCTACGCCGAGTACGTCCTCTTCCTGGCGAACATGGCCACCACCCTGGACAAGATCGGGGTCGAGATCAGGTCGCTCCAGAGGACAGAGATCGCCGAGGTCGAGGAGGCCTTCGGCAAGAACCAGGTCGGGTCCTCGACGATGCCCCACAAGAGGAACCCGATCAAGAGCGAGCAGGTCTGCGGCCTCGCCCGCATCGTCCGCTCGATGGTCGAGCCCGCCCTCCAGAACAACACCCTCTGGGACGAGCGCGACCTCACCAACTCCTCCTGCGAGAGGGTGGTCTTTCCCGAGGCCTCTGTCCTCGCCGACCACATCCTCAACGTGATGACCAGGGTGCTCGACCGCCTGACCATCAGGGAGGAGAACATCAGGAAGAACCTCGACCTCCTCCACGGCGTGAACCTGGCCGAGTCGGTGATGATCGAACTGACCAGGCGGGGCATGGGCAGGCAGGACGCCCACGAGGCCGTCCGTGTGGCGAGCATGACCGCCCTCGCGGAGAAGAGGAGCATCGCCGGCGTTCTCGAAGAGAACCCGAAGGTCGCGGTCGTCCTCTCCTCCGAAGAGATCGCCGTCCTCCTCAACCCGGACAACTACATCGGCACCGCGGTCGAGCAGGTCGACCGCGTCGTCGAAAAACTCAGGCCCCTCTCGGCCTGA